A section of the Symphalangus syndactylus isolate Jambi chromosome 19, NHGRI_mSymSyn1-v2.1_pri, whole genome shotgun sequence genome encodes:
- the LOC129458748 gene encoding alpha-1,3-mannosyl-glycoprotein 4-beta-N-acetylglucosaminyltransferase-like protein MGAT4E isoform X1 has translation MRCSIRKCFILSVGIVFLWLFITLKMPKETEDDQNEASYNSRKDPRPLEDWQNLTFKYMEKIQKRRKTWLTVGISSVQRGDGSSLLYTLVSLFRVSSKAEQKRLTVLVHLADSDLTWLRETLAHISSLFSPQILKGQLLLIHAPSDAYPTVDSISDEAFCGEFYSKQNIDHAFLMSFATKLSDYFLLIEDNALFAPNFVTHIHSRVTTMKSNSWVLPEFSNIGFLGKLFHSRDLPLLAHFLLLLYKKKPLDSLISHFHTLLVQESPILCRPFLFYRRVSYTAFDHKQKATALQKKNADGPNNPPGAVFTDMQVSDMHFPWEAYTLDESFFWTHNISIGNHLTVILNHPANLSRVQVMTGPIVDGRYALEKGQVELGYQPEGVPQHCTSFALLGHLSEGQMDQKILLKGMGYHVSCVRLVVRAGQAEGLMIRHIYLWEKNDK, from the exons ATGCGGTGTTCCATCAGGAAATGCTTCATACTCTCAGTGGGTATCGTATTCCTGTGGCTCTTCATCACTTTGAAAATGCCCAAGGAAACTGAAGATGATCAAAAT GAGGCCAGTTATAACAGCAGGAAGGACCCAAGACCACTAGAAGACTGGCAGAACCTCACCttcaaatatatggaaaaaatccagaagagaagaaaga CATGGCTGACAGTGGGGATCTCATCAGTGCAGCGAGGGGATGGAAGCAGCCTCTTGTACACATTGGTCTCCCTGTTCCGTGTTTCCTCTAAGGCTGAGCAGAAACGTCTCACGGTGCTGGTCCACCTTGCAGATTCTGACCTCACCTGGCTCAGAGAAACTCTTGCCCATATTTCAAGCCTCTTCAGCCCACAGATCTTGAAAGGGCAGTTGCTACTGATCCATGCTCCATCCGATGCCTACCCCACTGTGGACAGCATCAGCGATGAGGCCTTTTGTGGCGAATTCTACTCCAAGCAGAACATAGATCATGCCTTCCTCATGAGCTTTGCCACAAAGCTCTCTGATTACTTCCTGTTAATAGAGGACAATGCCCTTTTTGCCCCCAACTTTGTCACCCACATTCATTCAAGGGTGACCACCATGAAGTCCAACTCGTGGGTGCTACCGGAGTTCTCCAATATAGGCTTCCTTGGCAAACTCTTCCACAGCAGGGACCTTCCGCTCCTGgcccatttcctcctcctcttgtaCAAGAAGAAACCCCTTGACAGCCTGATTTCTCATTTCCATACACTCCTGGTCCAGGAAAGCCCAATCCTCTGCAGACCTTTCCTATTCTACCGCAGGGTCTCCTACACTGCCTTTGATCACAAGCAGAAGGCCACAGCACTTCAGAAAAAGAATGCCGATGGTCCCAACAACCCGCCTGGAGCTGTCTTCACTGATATGCAGGTTTCTGATATGCATTTCCCCTGGGAGGCCTACACTCTGGATGAATCATTCTTTTGGACACACAACATTAGTATAGGAAACCACCTGACAGTGATTCTGAACCATCCAGCAAACCTGAGCAGGGTGCAAGTGATGACGGGCCCCATTGTGGATGGGAGGTACGCCCTGGAGAaggggcaggtggagctgggctACCAACCTGAGGGGGTGCCACAGCACTGCACCAGCTTCGCCTTGCTGGGACATCTTTCAGAGGGGCAGATGGATCAGAAGATACTTCTGAAAGGTATGGGGTACCACGTGAGCTGTGTGAGGCTGGTGGTGAGAGCTGGTCAGGCTGAGGGGCTCATGATCAGGCATATCTACCTCTGGGAGAAAAATGACAAATAG
- the LOC129458748 gene encoding alpha-1,3-mannosyl-glycoprotein 4-beta-N-acetylglucosaminyltransferase-like protein MGAT4E isoform X2, which yields MGSHWGVKFVLFMKGYICLPLSMPQEASYNSRKDPRPLEDWQNLTFKYMEKIQKRRKTWLTVGISSVQRGDGSSLLYTLVSLFRVSSKAEQKRLTVLVHLADSDLTWLRETLAHISSLFSPQILKGQLLLIHAPSDAYPTVDSISDEAFCGEFYSKQNIDHAFLMSFATKLSDYFLLIEDNALFAPNFVTHIHSRVTTMKSNSWVLPEFSNIGFLGKLFHSRDLPLLAHFLLLLYKKKPLDSLISHFHTLLVQESPILCRPFLFYRRVSYTAFDHKQKATALQKKNADGPNNPPGAVFTDMQVSDMHFPWEAYTLDESFFWTHNISIGNHLTVILNHPANLSRVQVMTGPIVDGRYALEKGQVELGYQPEGVPQHCTSFALLGHLSEGQMDQKILLKGMGYHVSCVRLVVRAGQAEGLMIRHIYLWEKNDK from the exons ATGGGAAGCCACTGGGGtgtaaaatttgttctttttatgaaaGGATATATATGTTTGCCCTTGTCAATGCCCCAGGAGGCCAGTTATAACAGCAGGAAGGACCCAAGACCACTAGAAGACTGGCAGAACCTCACCttcaaatatatggaaaaaatccagaagagaagaaaga CATGGCTGACAGTGGGGATCTCATCAGTGCAGCGAGGGGATGGAAGCAGCCTCTTGTACACATTGGTCTCCCTGTTCCGTGTTTCCTCTAAGGCTGAGCAGAAACGTCTCACGGTGCTGGTCCACCTTGCAGATTCTGACCTCACCTGGCTCAGAGAAACTCTTGCCCATATTTCAAGCCTCTTCAGCCCACAGATCTTGAAAGGGCAGTTGCTACTGATCCATGCTCCATCCGATGCCTACCCCACTGTGGACAGCATCAGCGATGAGGCCTTTTGTGGCGAATTCTACTCCAAGCAGAACATAGATCATGCCTTCCTCATGAGCTTTGCCACAAAGCTCTCTGATTACTTCCTGTTAATAGAGGACAATGCCCTTTTTGCCCCCAACTTTGTCACCCACATTCATTCAAGGGTGACCACCATGAAGTCCAACTCGTGGGTGCTACCGGAGTTCTCCAATATAGGCTTCCTTGGCAAACTCTTCCACAGCAGGGACCTTCCGCTCCTGgcccatttcctcctcctcttgtaCAAGAAGAAACCCCTTGACAGCCTGATTTCTCATTTCCATACACTCCTGGTCCAGGAAAGCCCAATCCTCTGCAGACCTTTCCTATTCTACCGCAGGGTCTCCTACACTGCCTTTGATCACAAGCAGAAGGCCACAGCACTTCAGAAAAAGAATGCCGATGGTCCCAACAACCCGCCTGGAGCTGTCTTCACTGATATGCAGGTTTCTGATATGCATTTCCCCTGGGAGGCCTACACTCTGGATGAATCATTCTTTTGGACACACAACATTAGTATAGGAAACCACCTGACAGTGATTCTGAACCATCCAGCAAACCTGAGCAGGGTGCAAGTGATGACGGGCCCCATTGTGGATGGGAGGTACGCCCTGGAGAaggggcaggtggagctgggctACCAACCTGAGGGGGTGCCACAGCACTGCACCAGCTTCGCCTTGCTGGGACATCTTTCAGAGGGGCAGATGGATCAGAAGATACTTCTGAAAGGTATGGGGTACCACGTGAGCTGTGTGAGGCTGGTGGTGAGAGCTGGTCAGGCTGAGGGGCTCATGATCAGGCATATCTACCTCTGGGAGAAAAATGACAAATAG